CCCGCCCACTCATAGAAAAAGTAAGCCCACGACGATTTATCCACCGTGAAGTGCTTGGCTTCCTTGAGGTAGGTCGGCGCCCAGTCCAGTACGCCGTAGCGCAGCAGGTAGACAAATACGTTGGCAAAGGCGATGTACCACAGCATTTTGTTGCGCAGCACGTATTTGACGAAGATTTCCTTGGCGCTGAATTCGTCTTCGTGGCTGGCGTCGTAGCCTTCCGGGTAGTCATTCTTGTATTGCTCGATAGGCGGCAGGCCGACCGATTGCGGGGTGTCGCGCATGGTAATGAAGGCGAACGCCGCCACCGCCAGGGCCACGGTAGCCGGTACATAGAACGCCGCATGCCAGTCGTTGAACCACGCCATGCCCAACAGGAACAGCGGGCCGATCAGGCCGCCGCCGACGTTGTGCGCTACGTTCCACACCGACACCACGCCGCCGCGTTCCTTCTGCGACCACCAGTGCACCATGGTCCGTCCGCTCGGCGGCCAGCCCATGCCCTGGGCCCAGCCGTTGATGAACAGCAGGATGAACATCATGGTCACGCTGGACGTCGCCCAAGGCGCGAAACCGAAAATGAACATCACGCCCGCCGAGACCAACAGGCCAAAGGGCAGGAAGTAGCGCGGGTTGGAGCGGTCGGACACCAGGCCCATCAGGAACTTGGAC
The sequence above is drawn from the Pseudomonas quebecensis genome and encodes:
- the glpT gene encoding glycerol-3-phosphate transporter; translated protein: MFAFFRPAAHQAPLPEEKIDSTYRRLRWQIFAGIFFGYAGYYLLRKNFSLAMPYLIEDGYSRGELGLAMSAIAIAYGLSKFLMGLVSDRSNPRYFLPFGLLVSAGVMFIFGFAPWATSSVTMMFILLFINGWAQGMGWPPSGRTMVHWWSQKERGGVVSVWNVAHNVGGGLIGPLFLLGMAWFNDWHAAFYVPATVALAVAAFAFITMRDTPQSVGLPPIEQYKNDYPEGYDASHEDEFSAKEIFVKYVLRNKMLWYIAFANVFVYLLRYGVLDWAPTYLKEAKHFTVDKSSWAYFFYEWAGIPGTLLCGWMSDKIFRGNRGLTGIVFMGLVTVATLVYWLNPPGNPTVDMIALVSIGFLIYGPVMLIGLQALELAPKKAAGTAAGFTGLFGYLGGSVAASAAMGYTVDHFGWDGGFVLLIGACLLAIAFLIPTLWHTNSVSSAR